A portion of the Halobacillus ihumii genome contains these proteins:
- a CDS encoding DUF1835 domain-containing protein, whose amino-acid sequence MRISVDKVMESLNEEEAQSLLKQVLLRIDLIETTSYPEKQFVTDLLDLKRRIYGVHDFRTNPRKEYEDQDVRKIHIVFDESSGGSLGVALKKNLGTVGEKVISFPDILSKGPVWQLHTQEGVRNRKDWLFYHINLDEEYLEGYEDKFAKVREQIEAIPPTLPITIWYGDNAHEQTGLRFALYLLQQASNPIFLINSTHEYNRVFSDKIRKYYPLSTSEISPEKLAAIYHRSPTEEVDPKQRKRLETEWSVLSSSKENLRIWQNGQVDAVSEDFLDDLIIKLLRNIHKERGSSDFVKSARLIGEVIGHSSQLVGDDFVEYRVRQLIVNGIFDLKGVPKAMRFYEVKFHSS is encoded by the coding sequence GTGAGAATAAGTGTTGATAAAGTGATGGAATCCCTAAACGAGGAAGAAGCTCAATCCTTGCTGAAACAGGTATTGTTACGGATAGACCTCATTGAGACCACCAGTTACCCAGAAAAGCAATTTGTTACTGATTTACTAGATTTAAAGAGAAGGATTTATGGGGTGCACGATTTTCGTACAAATCCACGGAAAGAATATGAAGATCAAGATGTAAGGAAAATTCATATTGTCTTTGATGAATCCAGTGGAGGGTCACTGGGAGTTGCTCTTAAGAAAAACTTGGGGACAGTTGGTGAAAAAGTTATTTCGTTTCCAGACATACTTTCAAAAGGTCCCGTTTGGCAGTTACATACTCAAGAAGGGGTAAGGAATCGAAAAGATTGGCTGTTTTATCATATTAATCTAGATGAAGAGTACCTCGAGGGCTATGAAGACAAGTTCGCAAAGGTTCGTGAACAAATAGAAGCGATTCCGCCTACACTCCCAATAACGATTTGGTATGGGGATAATGCTCATGAACAGACAGGGTTACGTTTCGCTCTTTATTTATTACAGCAAGCGTCTAATCCAATATTTCTCATTAATTCTACGCACGAGTACAATAGAGTTTTTTCTGACAAGATTAGGAAATATTATCCGCTTAGTACGAGTGAAATCTCTCCAGAAAAGCTAGCTGCAATTTACCACAGGTCTCCAACTGAAGAAGTGGACCCTAAGCAGCGAAAACGTCTGGAGACCGAGTGGAGCGTTCTTTCTTCAAGTAAAGAGAACCTAAGAATCTGGCAAAATGGCCAAGTTGATGCTGTGTCAGAAGATTTCCTCGATGATTTGATCATCAAATTGCTGCGAAACATTCATAAAGAACGGGGAAGCAGTGATTTTGTTAAATCAGCTCGGCTAATTGGAGAAGTGATCGGCCATTCTTCACAGCTTGTTGGAGATGATTTTGTGGAATACAGGGTTAGGCAGCTCATTGTAAACGGAATCTTTGATTTAAAAGGTGTTCCAAAAGCAATGAGGTTTTATGAAGTTAAGTTTCATTCTTCTTGA
- a CDS encoding pullulanase, protein MRKVMKKSVLIMLAFVMVYASSGSIAASELRKETTSKSLTEAPIPEGHIRVHYQRADNDYSGWGLHLWNQDEDNPAIDFVVDWADPVIFDQKSEWGVYKDIKVSNIKNGLNFIVHKGDTKDNAIDRSFPTSGEREFWLVQGQEKVYLEEPEMVSEPTYAEITSKNQITGYLNGSGEEISRDDLQIVDRYGEEIGLKNINVNQSQFTLTTTENLDLLKSYTVSLNGTEKYARISWELMDKEFAYEGDDLGATLHGNGEATLKFWSPPATNVSVILFDKDNQYKVIKESVPMSKSDNGVWQVQLDQTNTGISDLSGYYYQYKIDVYGQTNVGLDPYAKSMAAWSNEDGDSVGKAAIVDPSSIGPALDYADIDGFEKREDAIIWEAHVRDFTSDPSLESELQSQFGTFNAFAEKLDYIKELGVTHIQLLPVMKYYFGNELTSDERELEYSSQGNNYNWGYDPHSYFSPTGMYSEQPKDPKARIAELKNLIKEIHKRDMGVILDVVYNHTAKVSILEDLVPNYYHFMDKEGNPKVGYGGGKVGTTHAMSRKLMVDSIKYLVDEFKVDGFRFDLMGDLDAKSVQIAYNEAKTLNPNILMIGEGWRTFVGDGGPEDEVMPADQDWMGHTNDASVFSDEIRNELKSGFGIAGEPRFITGGARDVQTIFNNIKAQPGNVKADDPGDVVQYIAAHDNLTLHDVIAYSIKKDPAEHEEEIQKRIRLGNSMILTSQGIAFLHAGQEYGRTKQWKGEDKPQEGATYMVDQNGEPFEHPYFIDNSYDSSDRINMLDWSKMKGEGIHKETLEYTKGLIELRRSTNAFHLGTADKVNSNVSMIEAPEIKEKDLVIAYKAESTDDTGKYFVFVNADHQERKLTLNDYNLAAGKVIVDGDEAGKEKVSDRSGFKLNANEITLEPLTTVVVKCDSPGNGHDPCEKPNRGK, encoded by the coding sequence ATGAGAAAAGTAATGAAAAAAAGTGTTCTTATCATGCTGGCATTTGTTATGGTCTATGCATCATCAGGCAGCATTGCTGCTAGTGAATTAAGGAAAGAAACGACATCTAAATCATTAACTGAAGCACCGATTCCAGAGGGTCATATAAGAGTTCATTACCAAAGGGCAGATAATGATTATAGTGGTTGGGGGTTACACCTTTGGAATCAGGATGAGGATAATCCGGCCATTGATTTTGTCGTGGACTGGGCTGATCCTGTTATTTTTGATCAGAAATCTGAATGGGGAGTATACAAAGACATCAAGGTAAGCAATATTAAAAACGGTCTCAACTTTATTGTTCATAAAGGTGATACAAAGGATAATGCAATAGATCGTTCTTTTCCGACATCAGGGGAAAGAGAGTTTTGGCTTGTTCAGGGTCAAGAAAAAGTCTATTTGGAAGAACCTGAAATGGTCAGCGAACCGACATATGCCGAGATTACCAGCAAAAATCAAATTACAGGATACTTAAATGGAAGCGGGGAAGAGATATCACGTGATGATTTACAAATTGTTGATCGATATGGTGAGGAGATCGGATTAAAAAATATCAATGTAAATCAATCACAATTCACGCTTACTACTACTGAAAACCTTGATCTGTTGAAAAGTTATACCGTCTCTCTTAATGGAACAGAAAAATATGCGAGGATTTCTTGGGAATTAATGGACAAGGAATTTGCCTATGAGGGCGACGATCTTGGTGCCACCTTGCATGGTAACGGCGAGGCAACATTAAAGTTCTGGTCTCCACCTGCTACAAATGTTTCCGTCATTCTCTTTGATAAAGACAACCAATATAAAGTAATAAAAGAAAGTGTACCCATGTCTAAGAGTGACAACGGTGTGTGGCAAGTTCAACTTGATCAAACCAATACTGGAATTAGTGACTTGAGCGGTTATTACTATCAATACAAAATAGACGTGTACGGCCAAACGAACGTCGGTCTTGATCCTTATGCAAAATCCATGGCAGCATGGAGCAATGAAGACGGAGACAGCGTTGGCAAAGCTGCGATTGTAGACCCTTCATCGATAGGACCAGCATTAGATTACGCGGATATAGATGGGTTCGAAAAGCGGGAAGATGCTATTATTTGGGAAGCTCACGTCAGAGACTTTACTTCTGATCCAAGCCTCGAATCAGAGCTGCAGTCACAATTTGGAACCTTTAACGCGTTTGCTGAGAAACTCGATTATATTAAAGAATTAGGGGTAACACATATTCAACTGCTTCCTGTGATGAAGTACTATTTTGGAAATGAACTTACCAGTGATGAAAGGGAATTGGAGTATTCTTCACAAGGTAATAATTATAACTGGGGATATGATCCACACAGCTATTTTTCTCCAACGGGGATGTACTCTGAACAACCGAAAGACCCCAAAGCACGGATAGCAGAGCTCAAGAATCTCATTAAAGAAATTCATAAAAGAGACATGGGAGTAATTCTTGATGTGGTGTACAACCACACGGCAAAAGTAAGTATATTGGAAGATCTTGTACCTAACTATTATCATTTTATGGATAAAGAAGGAAACCCTAAGGTGGGCTATGGCGGCGGAAAAGTTGGGACGACGCACGCCATGTCAAGGAAACTAATGGTTGATTCTATTAAGTATTTGGTCGATGAATTTAAAGTGGATGGATTCAGGTTCGATTTGATGGGCGATTTAGATGCTAAAAGTGTACAAATAGCTTATAACGAAGCAAAAACATTAAATCCGAATATTCTGATGATCGGAGAAGGCTGGAGGACATTTGTTGGGGATGGTGGTCCTGAAGATGAAGTCATGCCAGCTGACCAAGATTGGATGGGGCATACGAATGATGCAAGTGTATTCTCCGATGAAATTAGAAATGAATTAAAATCAGGATTTGGTATTGCCGGAGAGCCAAGATTTATAACAGGTGGAGCTCGTGATGTTCAAACCATATTTAACAACATTAAGGCCCAACCAGGAAACGTTAAGGCAGATGATCCGGGTGATGTCGTTCAGTATATAGCAGCACATGACAATCTGACCCTTCATGATGTCATCGCCTATTCGATTAAAAAAGACCCGGCAGAACATGAAGAAGAGATCCAAAAACGAATCAGATTAGGCAATTCCATGATCTTAACCAGCCAGGGAATTGCGTTTCTCCATGCAGGCCAAGAATATGGAAGAACGAAGCAGTGGAAGGGTGAAGACAAGCCCCAAGAGGGAGCAACCTATATGGTAGACCAAAATGGAGAACCTTTTGAACACCCTTACTTTATTGATAACTCCTATGATTCTTCCGACCGAATCAATATGTTAGATTGGAGCAAGATGAAAGGGGAAGGTATTCACAAGGAGACTCTGGAATATACGAAAGGTCTAATAGAACTACGCCGTTCCACGAATGCTTTTCATCTAGGAACAGCGGACAAAGTTAACTCCAATGTGTCGATGATCGAGGCACCGGAAATTAAAGAAAAGGATCTGGTTATTGCTTATAAAGCAGAATCTACTGATGATACTGGGAAATACTTTGTATTCGTTAATGCCGATCATCAAGAGCGTAAACTAACATTAAATGACTACAACCTAGCTGCAGGCAAAGTTATAGTCGATGGTGATGAAGCAGGAAAAGAAAAAGTAAGTGATCGTTCAGGCTTTAAGTTGAATGCCAATGAAATTACATTAGAACCATTAACGACGGTCGTTGTGAAATGTGACTCACCTGGGAATGGGCATGATCCTTGCGAAAAGCCAAATAGAGGAAAATAA
- a CDS encoding HAD hydrolase-like protein, with protein sequence MSHSLIFDMDGTLFQTDKILELSLKETFDQLRSLGEWDKETPIDDYREIMGVTLPEVWRILLPNQSNKLREQANDFFQDKLIENINKGNGALYPHVKELFSYLKDHDYKIYIASNGLTTYLNAIVNYYRLDAWVTETFSIEQIQSLNKSDLIASIIKKYKIEKGAVVGDRLSDIKAAQDNGLVSVGCKFDFAKEEELSQADVVVEDLSEVKVVLNRGEEKVDA encoded by the coding sequence ATGTCACACTCTTTAATCTTTGATATGGACGGAACTCTATTTCAAACGGACAAAATCTTAGAATTGTCGCTGAAGGAGACCTTTGATCAGCTAAGGTCTCTCGGAGAATGGGATAAAGAAACACCTATTGATGACTATCGTGAAATTATGGGGGTGACTTTGCCCGAAGTATGGCGAATATTATTACCTAATCAATCAAACAAACTCCGTGAACAGGCCAATGATTTCTTTCAAGACAAGTTGATTGAAAATATTAATAAGGGAAACGGTGCGCTCTATCCGCATGTTAAAGAATTATTTAGTTACTTAAAAGATCATGATTACAAAATATACATAGCTAGTAATGGATTAACGACTTATTTAAATGCTATTGTTAACTATTATCGTCTGGATGCTTGGGTGACGGAAACCTTTAGCATTGAACAAATTCAATCGCTGAACAAGTCCGATTTAATCGCCTCAATCATCAAAAAATATAAGATTGAAAAAGGAGCAGTCGTCGGAGATCGATTATCTGATATCAAAGCAGCTCAGGATAATGGTTTAGTTTCGGTAGGCTGTAAGTTTGATTTTGCAAAAGAAGAAGAACTGTCGCAGGCTGATGTCGTTGTAGAAGATCTGAGTGAGGTAAAAGTAGTTCTAAACAGGGGAGAAGAAAAGGTTGATGCCTGA
- a CDS encoding DUF3021 domain-containing protein, whose translation MRRFLFRSIMGIFFGGFIATLTTIALIYFGEQSLIDGELFLKNSLGSIFCGWLFTVTPLYFEIRSLRLYQQTALHFTTVAILYLILALAIGWIPAETKHIILFLIIAVTTYGIAWFGFFLYFKHECRKLNDDLKRI comes from the coding sequence ATGAGGAGATTTTTATTCAGAAGCATTATGGGCATTTTCTTTGGCGGATTTATTGCAACACTCACAACGATCGCTTTGATCTACTTTGGTGAGCAAAGCCTCATTGACGGAGAGCTTTTCCTGAAAAACTCACTAGGTTCCATATTTTGCGGCTGGCTATTCACCGTTACCCCGCTTTATTTTGAAATCCGATCATTACGTCTTTATCAACAGACAGCCCTTCATTTCACCACCGTCGCCATTCTCTACTTGATTTTAGCCTTAGCCATAGGCTGGATTCCAGCCGAAACCAAGCACATCATTCTCTTTCTAATAATTGCTGTTACCACTTATGGTATCGCATGGTTTGGGTTCTTTCTTTATTTTAAACATGAATGTAGAAAACTTAATGATGACTTGAAGCGTATTTGA
- a CDS encoding Rieske (2Fe-2S) protein: MREQVVCKTSDIEPGEMKKSTFGKQNVLICRTPDGEFYAFMNQCIHQGAPLDRGMLCGATTEESKPGDYDYCHKGEIIRCPWHGREFDIKNEGRMLANPDKKIPSFKVRVEDEDVIVYK; this comes from the coding sequence ATGAGAGAACAAGTGGTATGTAAAACATCAGATATTGAGCCAGGGGAAATGAAGAAATCTACTTTTGGTAAGCAGAATGTACTCATTTGCCGCACTCCCGACGGGGAATTCTATGCTTTTATGAATCAATGTATCCACCAGGGGGCGCCGCTTGATCGAGGAATGCTCTGTGGAGCCACAACGGAAGAAAGTAAACCAGGCGACTATGACTATTGCCATAAAGGTGAAATTATTCGCTGTCCGTGGCATGGTAGAGAGTTTGATATTAAAAATGAAGGAAGAATGCTTGCGAATCCTGATAAGAAGATTCCGAGTTTCAAAGTACGCGTAGAAGATGAAGACGTTATCGTTTATAAATAA
- a CDS encoding DUF1516 family protein, translating to MIIHLHLAVVIIIIGLLITVNHMNNIQKNRTANILLYIMRASYVAAVLSGGFSLGMQPVSLGSLFKVFLGISSIGLIEMYFMHKSKNDTPRFLPVLLIIFLVLTVITGLLLPLGLSF from the coding sequence ATGATTATTCATCTTCACTTGGCAGTGGTTATCATCATTATTGGTCTGCTCATCACTGTGAATCATATGAATAATATCCAAAAGAACAGAACTGCCAATATTTTGCTCTATATCATGCGCGCTTCATATGTTGCAGCTGTTTTATCCGGAGGCTTTTCTCTTGGCATGCAGCCGGTGTCTCTTGGAAGCTTGTTTAAAGTGTTTTTGGGCATTAGCAGTATTGGTTTAATCGAGATGTACTTTATGCACAAATCGAAAAACGATACACCGCGGTTTTTACCGGTTTTGTTAATCATTTTCTTAGTTCTAACCGTTATAACGGGACTGCTTCTGCCTCTTGGCCTATCCTTTTAA
- a CDS encoding HNH endonuclease → MAVENTCDLCGRTPITTTVHHLIPKQYGGAAGPTAMLCSACHRQLHALFTNEELAGFYHTVERLADHPDMGKYLRWVKKQDPEKRITTRKANRRRRR, encoded by the coding sequence ATGGCAGTGGAAAACACGTGTGACCTCTGTGGGCGAACACCAATCACCACGACCGTGCATCATTTGATTCCTAAACAATACGGCGGAGCAGCCGGTCCGACGGCGATGCTGTGCAGCGCTTGTCACCGCCAGCTCCACGCCTTGTTTACAAATGAAGAGCTGGCAGGATTTTATCATACTGTTGAACGCCTGGCAGATCACCCTGATATGGGGAAGTATTTGCGCTGGGTCAAGAAGCAAGATCCAGAGAAGAGAATTACAACGCGTAAGGCGAATCGGAGGAGAAGACGGTAA
- a CDS encoding LytTR family DNA-binding domain-containing protein, which translates to MKISLDIDPDHEETKVTIHCKELDASINEILDFLNARNTEFIVGRDGERQHILKPTEVHYFHSEGDIVLAATADGSFKIKERLYELEQFLPSIQFVRLSKSVIANLYEVSHFESSFNGTLCVYFKSGVKEYASRHYVGKIKKLLKMNRRDNT; encoded by the coding sequence ATGAAGATTTCGCTAGATATAGACCCTGATCATGAAGAAACAAAAGTTACTATTCACTGTAAGGAACTCGATGCGTCGATTAACGAAATTCTTGATTTTCTTAATGCGAGGAATACCGAATTTATTGTAGGCAGAGATGGAGAAAGGCAGCACATTTTAAAACCAACTGAAGTTCACTATTTCCACTCGGAAGGAGATATTGTGTTAGCAGCCACTGCTGATGGAAGTTTCAAAATAAAAGAAAGATTATATGAGCTCGAGCAATTCCTCCCCTCCATACAGTTCGTGCGACTTTCCAAATCCGTCATCGCAAATCTTTACGAAGTAAGTCATTTCGAATCATCCTTTAACGGAACTCTTTGTGTGTACTTTAAATCAGGCGTGAAGGAATACGCCTCAAGGCACTATGTCGGAAAGATTAAGAAATTATTAAAAATGAACAGGAGGGACAATACATGA
- a CDS encoding amidohydrolase family protein — MPKNTIPLVDTDIHERVQYRDLLDRLDEPFRHYIENCHWIQEKHMPYTQPSVAGVDRADAILPDGRPAGSDLTFMQEQLLDDIGHEFGILTSALDPSPSSMHGWHEMAAALATAYNDWQIENWLDKDERLYGSVHIAAQDRDEAVKEIERVGSHPKMVQVLLPIDDIMWGEPYYHPIFEAAEKHNLMIGMHHNEPPVYYGKWPRYFIEWHTLIPTAHMKQITSLMFNGVFEKFPNLGLMMIEGGFTFIPHLMWKMDQQFRDLRHEVPWLKRKPSQIMKEQVRFTTQPAEELTKKEFMSLLEQMGTDEMLCFSTDYPHWDYDSPHRALPNMDPELKRKIFSGNAKRFYPKLPNPEEG; from the coding sequence ATGCCAAAGAATACAATCCCACTAGTAGATACGGATATTCACGAACGAGTTCAATATCGAGATCTTTTGGATCGACTGGATGAACCATTTCGCCATTACATTGAAAATTGCCACTGGATTCAAGAAAAACATATGCCTTATACCCAACCGTCAGTAGCGGGTGTGGATCGGGCCGATGCGATCCTGCCTGACGGTCGACCTGCTGGGTCAGATCTCACTTTTATGCAAGAGCAGCTGCTTGATGACATCGGTCATGAGTTCGGAATATTAACAAGTGCTCTCGACCCTTCGCCATCCTCGATGCATGGCTGGCATGAGATGGCCGCAGCCTTGGCGACGGCGTACAATGACTGGCAAATTGAAAACTGGCTGGACAAAGATGAACGCTTATACGGCTCCGTTCATATTGCAGCACAAGATCGTGATGAAGCGGTGAAAGAAATTGAACGAGTTGGTTCTCATCCGAAAATGGTACAAGTATTGCTGCCGATTGACGACATTATGTGGGGTGAACCGTACTACCATCCAATTTTTGAAGCGGCCGAAAAGCACAACTTAATGATTGGTATGCACCACAATGAACCACCTGTCTATTACGGGAAATGGCCAAGATATTTTATCGAATGGCATACCTTAATTCCGACAGCACATATGAAACAAATTACGAGCCTGATGTTCAACGGAGTATTTGAAAAATTTCCTAACTTAGGCTTAATGATGATTGAAGGCGGCTTCACTTTTATTCCGCATTTGATGTGGAAAATGGATCAGCAGTTTCGTGATTTGCGTCATGAAGTTCCGTGGCTGAAAAGAAAACCGAGCCAGATTATGAAAGAACAGGTTCGCTTCACGACACAGCCCGCTGAAGAGCTGACGAAGAAGGAGTTTATGTCACTGCTTGAACAAATGGGGACAGATGAGATGCTGTGTTTTTCAACAGATTACCCTCACTGGGATTACGATTCACCTCATCGTGCTTTACCAAATATGGACCCCGAACTAAAGCGGAAGATTTTCTCAGGAAACGCCAAGAGATTTTATCCTAAATTGCCGAATCCAGAGGAGGGGTAA
- a CDS encoding FAD-dependent oxidoreductase, protein MPTYSMKLLKKQKIANDTMAFHWEKPEGFEFIAGQYCKVTLVDPHKTDDQGNERAFSLVHAPYEKDVETATRMSDSAFKQVLKNMPDGTEVKFGEPHGDFTLHQDESKPAVFIIGGIGITPVRSMIAQATHDQLPHKLTLLYSNKTPADAPFMDDLKGYADENPNFTFVPVMTETKSSEWNGESGLIDAEMLKRHVSDVNVPIYYLSGPPDMVQDMRQMLVDSGVYEDYIKTEEFSGY, encoded by the coding sequence ATGCCGACCTATTCCATGAAATTATTAAAAAAACAAAAGATAGCAAACGATACGATGGCCTTTCACTGGGAAAAACCAGAAGGATTCGAATTTATAGCCGGTCAATATTGTAAGGTGACCTTAGTTGATCCACATAAGACTGATGATCAAGGCAATGAAAGGGCTTTTTCACTCGTGCATGCTCCGTATGAAAAGGACGTAGAGACAGCCACTCGTATGTCTGACTCGGCCTTCAAACAGGTGCTAAAAAACATGCCGGACGGTACAGAAGTCAAATTTGGCGAACCCCATGGGGACTTTACTTTGCATCAAGATGAATCTAAGCCAGCAGTATTTATTATAGGCGGCATCGGTATAACACCCGTTCGGAGCATGATTGCTCAGGCCACACATGACCAGTTGCCGCACAAGTTGACCTTGTTGTATTCGAACAAAACCCCCGCAGATGCGCCATTTATGGATGATTTAAAAGGATATGCTGATGAAAATCCTAATTTTACATTTGTGCCTGTCATGACTGAAACAAAATCTAGTGAATGGAATGGGGAAAGCGGATTGATCGATGCTGAGATGCTTAAGCGGCATGTTTCAGATGTGAACGTACCGATTTATTACTTATCTGGTCCGCCAGATATGGTACAGGACATGCGCCAAATGCTCGTGGATTCTGGAGTTTATGAAGACTATATTAAAACAGAGGAGTTTTCAGGCTATTAA
- a CDS encoding BCCT family transporter, whose product MKNVTAVFWYGLAICGLVVLWGVVGPEHLQMTTAKVTEFISTTFGWYYLLIVTLMLAFCVYLIFSRFSHIKLGKKDDKPEFSLPTWFAMLFSAGMGMGLVFWTTAEPISHAFKSSPVSKEGSEQAIKEALQFSFFHWGIHAWAVYALVALVLAYFKFHKGYPGLVSATLIPVFGEAKMSGKTGVVIDTLAVVATVVGVAATLGFGTAQINEGLAFLFNVPSNYTVQLIILVVSTILFIYSAWSGVSKGIKHLSNINMVLGFLLMILLLIVGPTLYILNMFTSSIGGYLANFFEMSFRIAPLNEESRSWINNWTIFYWAWWISWSPFVGIFIARISRGRTIKEFMLGVLFVPAIVCFIFFAVFGVSALNLQQQGIEAISQFPMETATFATLQHYPLGTLMSLVTIFVIAIFFITSADSATFVLGMLSTHGSLNPAGPVKILWGLALSAMAAIIVYFGGTQGLQNVLIIAALPFSIVVLLMGYSFFRAAKAEVAPVKRKEKNLVKEKKPS is encoded by the coding sequence ATGAAAAATGTAACAGCCGTTTTTTGGTATGGTCTTGCTATTTGCGGACTAGTTGTCCTCTGGGGAGTAGTGGGACCAGAACATCTGCAAATGACTACAGCTAAGGTAACAGAATTCATTTCCACTACGTTTGGCTGGTATTACTTATTAATTGTCACGTTGATGCTGGCATTTTGTGTGTACTTGATTTTTTCCCGCTTCAGTCACATTAAGCTTGGTAAAAAAGATGACAAACCCGAGTTCAGTCTGCCAACCTGGTTTGCGATGTTATTCAGTGCAGGCATGGGAATGGGGCTCGTTTTCTGGACTACAGCAGAACCAATCTCACACGCTTTCAAAAGCAGTCCTGTTTCAAAAGAAGGAAGTGAGCAAGCTATCAAAGAAGCTCTGCAGTTTTCTTTTTTCCACTGGGGGATTCATGCCTGGGCCGTATATGCTCTAGTAGCTTTAGTACTCGCCTATTTTAAATTCCACAAAGGATACCCTGGATTGGTTAGTGCCACCCTCATTCCGGTATTTGGCGAAGCAAAAATGTCAGGGAAAACCGGAGTCGTCATCGACACGTTAGCCGTTGTCGCAACAGTTGTTGGAGTGGCAGCAACTCTAGGGTTTGGAACGGCCCAAATCAACGAAGGACTAGCCTTTCTATTCAATGTACCGAGTAATTACACCGTCCAATTGATCATTCTCGTCGTTTCTACGATTCTATTTATCTATTCAGCCTGGTCAGGCGTCAGCAAAGGGATCAAGCACCTTAGTAACATCAATATGGTTCTCGGATTTCTGCTGATGATCCTCCTCTTGATCGTTGGACCTACGTTATATATCCTCAATATGTTTACAAGCTCAATTGGGGGCTACCTTGCGAATTTCTTCGAGATGAGCTTTCGCATTGCTCCACTGAACGAAGAAAGTCGCTCATGGATTAACAACTGGACCATCTTCTATTGGGCCTGGTGGATTTCCTGGTCTCCGTTTGTCGGTATTTTCATTGCCCGTATTTCCAGAGGGCGCACGATTAAAGAATTTATGCTCGGTGTGCTGTTTGTTCCAGCCATCGTCTGTTTTATCTTTTTCGCCGTATTTGGCGTTTCAGCGTTGAATCTTCAACAGCAAGGAATCGAGGCTATTTCTCAGTTTCCGATGGAGACAGCAACATTTGCTACCCTGCAGCATTATCCTCTCGGAACACTGATGTCGTTAGTGACCATTTTCGTCATTGCCATATTCTTTATCACATCCGCTGATTCAGCAACATTTGTGTTAGGAATGCTGTCTACACATGGTTCCCTGAATCCAGCGGGGCCCGTAAAAATCCTATGGGGACTCGCGTTATCAGCGATGGCCGCGATCATTGTCTACTTTGGCGGAACCCAGGGCTTGCAAAATGTGCTCATCATTGCGGCCCTTCCATTCTCGATCGTCGTCCTGTTAATGGGGTACTCCTTTTTCCGAGCCGCAAAGGCAGAAGTAGCACCCGTAAAACGGAAAGAAAAAAATCTTGTAAAAGAGAAGAAACCCTCTTGA